A single genomic interval of Brevibacillus brevis harbors:
- a CDS encoding CPBP family intramembrane glutamic endopeptidase, whose amino-acid sequence MREDRLEVDEATLRLNLWLTQGIVMAVAAGGSLWVLGWDATLSLFTWPGWNAVLWAVFVAAGIIIASIAMDRYLPKRWQDDGSINEKVFGAMLPSTTILVCMIVGVGEEWLFRGVIQSLTGNFWSSLIFTLIHIRYLKKPLMVISVFGTSWILGLLFSHYQSLWPSIVAHILIDVMLALYLQKTIKKKGEEE is encoded by the coding sequence GTGAGGGAAGATCGGCTAGAGGTGGATGAAGCCACTCTTCGGCTGAATCTATGGTTGACACAAGGAATCGTGATGGCAGTGGCTGCTGGCGGTAGCTTATGGGTGCTGGGCTGGGATGCTACTCTGTCCTTGTTTACATGGCCAGGCTGGAATGCCGTGCTGTGGGCCGTGTTTGTAGCCGCAGGTATTATTATCGCGAGTATTGCAATGGATCGGTACTTGCCTAAGAGATGGCAAGATGATGGCAGTATCAATGAGAAAGTTTTTGGGGCCATGTTACCATCCACTACGATTCTCGTCTGTATGATAGTAGGGGTGGGAGAGGAATGGCTATTCCGTGGAGTCATTCAATCGCTTACCGGGAATTTTTGGAGCAGCCTTATTTTTACACTGATCCACATACGTTATTTGAAAAAACCGCTTATGGTCATAAGTGTATTTGGTACAAGCTGGATCTTGGGACTCTTGTTTTCCCACTATCAGTCCCTTTGGCCCTCGATTGTGGCTCATATCCTTATTGACGTCATGTTAGCACTTTATTTACAAAAAACGATCAAGAAAAAGGGGGAGGAAGAGTGA
- a CDS encoding LysM peptidoglycan-binding domain-containing protein, whose protein sequence is MNLEHNPLPPRRSRHTRPKASFSFKKWIQPGLYLFGFVFFGLIGLELYRANVLHESAASGSVEVKEVSKASTIAPGSKAGEKEPVSVVLAATPDPNASVTNPPAKAKTTESKPVEPVVKATTSVQTPAVSTVPAQTSTSKVATPGKQASTPPTPKSKVVKHVVKKGETLFMLSRKYYGNNSNVGRIARYNGLHSEAGLVEGKIVWVPLVQ, encoded by the coding sequence GTGAATCTCGAGCATAATCCATTACCACCCCGACGCTCCCGACATACTCGCCCTAAAGCGTCGTTCTCGTTTAAAAAGTGGATTCAACCGGGATTGTACTTGTTTGGATTCGTATTTTTCGGGTTGATTGGTCTTGAGTTGTACAGGGCCAATGTCTTACACGAGTCAGCCGCTTCTGGTAGTGTTGAAGTGAAAGAAGTTAGTAAAGCGAGTACGATTGCACCAGGAAGCAAGGCAGGAGAAAAGGAGCCTGTATCCGTCGTTCTTGCTGCTACCCCTGATCCGAATGCAAGCGTGACCAACCCACCTGCCAAGGCGAAAACGACCGAATCAAAACCAGTTGAGCCTGTAGTAAAGGCGACCACAAGCGTACAGACACCTGCTGTGAGCACAGTCCCAGCCCAAACTTCTACTAGTAAAGTAGCTACACCAGGCAAACAAGCTTCAACACCGCCTACACCAAAATCGAAGGTCGTCAAGCATGTGGTGAAGAAGGGTGAAACGTTGTTTATGCTGTCACGAAAGTACTATGGTAATAATTCGAACGTAGGAAGAATCGCAAGATATAACGGACTTCATTCAGAAGCAGGGCTTGTTGAA